The following nucleotide sequence is from Citrus sinensis cultivar Valencia sweet orange chromosome 6, DVS_A1.0, whole genome shotgun sequence.
AGATGTTATGTGGTTCTTTGGCAGTAACATGGCATTGATGAATTTTGTTCCATGAAGTTAATTTGTGATACCGGATTAGCCATTTAAACGTTCAAGCTTTGCTGTGTTTTTTGGACAGTTATGCCGATGCCAGTGGTGCCGGAAAAGatgtttatgaatttgtaaGTTTGAGTGGCAATGGTTGCTTGTGTTCCAAAATTTTCATGCCTTATTGTATAATTATGTAACTAAATGTTTATTGCAGGTTAAAGCTGCTGGGAAGTTTAAGGAAACAAAACGAACTGATGGGATTTCAACATCAGACATTATTATGAGAATTGTTAAAGACTATAACCAGTATGTGATGCGTAACTTGGATCGAGGATATTCAAGAAAAGACCTTGGTGTTAGCTATGTAAaggtatgattttttttaaaaaaaaaatttcatgtgCTACTTTTGTATCTGCTTGGCACCGAcccaaaaagattaaaaaaaaagaaaaaagaaaaaaacatggTTTCTGTTTTGTGAAGGTAACTTATCTTTTGTATATGTAAATAGGAAAAACGGCTGAGGGTTAAcatgaaattaaagaaactgCAAGAGAAAGTGAAACAACAACAAGAGCGTGTTGGAGAAAAGGTATTTGCACTTTTATGCCATAGTATTAAAGCATTTTGTacctttccttttcctttcccCGTTTTTGTATTTCTGGATGCTTCATGGCGAGCATTTGATTTGTCGTATGGAATTCAGACAAGACTTCTTTTGGTTTTGAAGAATGGTAGGCTGATGTCATTTGGTGCAACTTTTATGTTATTGCTGTTGATTTTGAGACGTTAAGGGTGTGTTCGGTAATGTTttccaattattattttcataaaacataaatgagaatgaaaatgatgtttcTAATTTGCTGTATTTAGAATTTGAGTATGTGTCCGGTATCATTTCATGTATCCTGAATTTTAAGAACAAAAACAGAAATGCTTGTTTGCTAGACAATACTGATATAATCAAAACAATGAATATACATTCGATAATACTATTTTTAGAAAGAGTCTTTTACTAAACATGCAAGTTATAGATGTGTTTTTAAATAGTTATATATAGCTGATTTATCTTCCAAgttccaaattaaaataatgaaatttatattattgtataATCATATCACAATTATGTTGCAAATCAAACTATTTATCAAGAATAAGCAATTCATATGCAGCCAACATCAAAcaatttattaagattaaaaagaatattttgttcgaaatggatgaaaaaatatatgctGATCAAAGAATATTTTCATTCtagaactttattttatttcaaaaaattattacttagGTTAAACTGAAAAATATACACAAATACTTATATATATGCACAAATCAGTAGATCTACATGGGTGGCTGTTTGGGAAAAACctctataaagaaaataattaaaaaaaaagagagattttGTTGAAGGAGAAGCCAAGAAAAGAAGTATTTCAGATAATTGAAAGAAGAAGCTAAGAAGATATTGgagaaaaggaagaagaagaatattgAAGATAAAAGTTTACATAGACTGATGTGAGGAAgaaaagttaattataatCAGAATTTTGAGATGTATAGAGCATCTAAAACTCATTTCTTATTCCAGGACCAAATTGTGGACCCtgtattttacattttatgaATACCTTCTCTTCAAACAGTTGCCGAACAGATACTCCaactgtatttttaaaatgaaattgggcTCTATAAGATGGTATCGAATAGGCCATAAAGATATTTCGAGTTGATCTGTGTGTGAAGCTAACAATTGGATGCTGTTTATTCAGCATCTATGTATATGGATGGTTATAATATAGATTTACTTGCTTTAAAGGGCATCATATACTCAAGCTACTGAATGTCTGTAGTTcctactatttattttttgttcaaggtatatgcattaattagtgaatgaaagaaagaaacagacTGTTATTTGTGCAAGTAATTTGTCACATTGGTTGATGATTTGCTATTGTTGAGTGCTTTTTGGTCTCTTGGGGGTTTGCTTCAGCTCCAGATCTCTGTATTTTAAGCtcctttaaaatcttttatgcCAATTTCCACCCTTCTCAATTACTTATCAATGAAGGCTGATCTAGGTCAGTGGTGCCAATcttgaaagagaaaatgaatgaAGATTTTTGGCTCAAGGCAGCAATATTGATATGAGTCCTAAGTTTAGTTATTTGAGGATAATGTgagaatttattcaataacCATTCTTGGTAATAGTTTTGTCCCCTTCAttgaatatttcaaatgttGTTCTGTTCATCCTTGTGAAGAATGCAgagtttttaactttttatggaattcatatttttcttcaaccgCAATGTTTTTTCTATGCTGGTGAATGTTGTGTAAGTTTAATCTTGTGAACTGTTGATCCTGGTGTTGCTCGTCCCTATCTTGCTTTACTTAGTAGGATCCTGTGGCTGTGATGTATAATCTATTTGCGTACTCTCTTGATATATGTAGATCCAAACCGTTGCAATGCATCGTAATGAGTGGGTGGAAAATGCTGATCGCTGGGTTGCTGGTTTCCTTGAGATGTTTGAAGAAGGTTGCCATAAGATGGTGAGTGAATCCATGGATATGTGGACATATGCAATATATTTTTGTCTGTTGCCGATGAAATTTACCACCAATTTCGGTCTATTTCAGGGCACAGCCATCAGGGATCGAATTCAAGAGCGATTAAGAGGGCAGGGGTCGGGCAAGTATCTACTGCCAAATGGtgaggaggaggaggatgATGACgaagaatattattatgatgaggatgattattttgatgaagaagaagaatattattatgacAATGATGAATCAGATGATGAGAAAGACGAGAAAGAAATGAGTGAGAAAGACGAAAAAGAAacgaaagaaaagaaatagatCCGAGTTTTCTTGATTGCAGGTAGAGTTGGTCTATAGCAAAATTATGTTCTTGGTATTATTTACTTGTGGACTCTCATTTTGTAAAGTGCTATTGATGcccaaaaaagagaaaaattgcTGGGACTCCTGAAGGAAGCTTGGGTTT
It contains:
- the LOC102627169 gene encoding choline-phosphate cytidylyltransferase 1, which gives rise to MSNANSNNSNSTDTAPSDRPVRVYADGIYDLFHFGHARSLEQAKKSFPNTYLLVGCCNDETTHKFKGKTVMTEDERYESLRHCKWVDEVIPDAPWVVTQEFLDKHQIDFVAHDSLPYADASGAGKDVYEFVKAAGKFKETKRTDGISTSDIIMRIVKDYNQYVMRNLDRGYSRKDLGVSYVKEKRLRVNMKLKKLQEKVKQQQERVGEKIQTVAMHRNEWVENADRWVAGFLEMFEEGCHKMGTAIRDRIQERLRGQGSGKYLLPNGEEEEDDDEEYYYDEDDYFDEEEEYYYDNDESDDEKDEKEMSEKDEKETKEKK